The Anaerolineales bacterium genomic sequence ATGAAGTCGCTGATCGAATACATCGCCCGCTCCCTGGTGGACGATCCCGTTGCGGTCAAAGTGGTCGCCAACCAACGCGGGCGCGAGGTCAAGATCGAACTCACCGTCTCGGATGACGACATGGGTAGGGTGATCGGCCGTTCCGGCCGGGTCGCCAACGCCATGCGCCAGCTGCTGCGGGTTCCAGCCTCCAAGAAGGGGGTGCGAGCGACGCTCGACATCCTCTGATCGAATGCCGGCCCATTCGAACCGAACAACCAAGGCACGCGCCCGGAGCAAGCCGACCTACGTCGCCGCCGGGCGCGTGGTGCGTCCCCACGGTTTGCGAGGCGACCTGCTGGTTGTCCAGGTCTCCGACCTGATTCGCAGCCTGCAGGCCGGCACCCAGGTGTTCCTGGGATCGGAACGGGATCCCTCGACTGTTGCCAGTTGTCGTTTGCACGGCACCCGTTGGCTGCTCCGGCTGGAGGGCTGCGGCGATCGCACCCAGGCCGAGCGTTGGCGAGGCACTGAGGTCGCGGTCCGGGTCGATGATCTGGCGCCTCTGCCGGAGGGCGAGTACTTCTACTGGCAGATCCTGGGTCTGCAGGTGGTCACAGATCAAGGGCAAGACCTAGGGAAGATCGACGAGATCATCGAGACCGGCGCCAACGATGTGTACGTTGTGCGCTCCCCGGATCAGGCGGACATCCTGCTGCCCGCCATTTCGTCTGTCGTGCTCGACGTGGACCTGGCAGCCGCCCAGATGCGCATTCACCTGATCCCAGGCCTGGAGGCACGGTCCTGATCGTCCCGCTGGGACGGCGACCGAGAGCACCGCAGTGAGGCCCGGCCAGCGAGCCGGCTTGAGCTTGCCGGCACGGCTCGGGAAGGCGGACGGGAAACACCATCCACCTGGGGATCCTCAGCACGATTTGAAGATGGCGGTGCACGCCACGTCATCGAGGCCGGGCGCTCGGACGTCGGGGAGCTGCGGCGATCCGGTTGGCTGAAGGAAAGGCGCTTGATCAGCGGCCACCCGGGATCCCTTCCTCGCTTCCCGCGCTGGCCGAGCCCTGCGGCACCGGGGCCTGCACCCCAGTCCTCCCCAGGCAAACCGCCCGGCTGAAGGGGAGTCCCGGACCCGCTCCCGGACGCAGAGCGTACCGATGGGTGGCGCCCATTCCATACGGCGCAAGGCGCTATCCCGGGCCGCGCGCAGCCGGATGCTTGTCCGGGTCGGTCGCCTATGCTAAACTGCGGCTGTTAGTCTGGAAGCGACGAGGCGAAGCGTGGAGAAGACCCGAACCGATTTGATGGTCGACCGCTTGCGCGACCTGCAGGGGAACACGCCGGACATCCAAGCGTCGGCTGTCGTCAGCGTGGACGGCCTGATCATGGCCTCCTCTCTTCCCTCGGGCGTCGAAGAGGACCGGGTTTCGGCGATGTCGGC encodes the following:
- the rimM gene encoding ribosome maturation factor RimM (Essential for efficient processing of 16S rRNA), translated to MPAHSNRTTKARARSKPTYVAAGRVVRPHGLRGDLLVVQVSDLIRSLQAGTQVFLGSERDPSTVASCRLHGTRWLLRLEGCGDRTQAERWRGTEVAVRVDDLAPLPEGEYFYWQILGLQVVTDQGQDLGKIDEIIETGANDVYVVRSPDQADILLPAISSVVLDVDLAAAQMRIHLIPGLEARS
- a CDS encoding KH domain-containing protein, with the protein product MKSLIEYIARSLVDDPVAVKVVANQRGREVKIELTVSDDDMGRVIGRSGRVANAMRQLLRVPASKKGVRATLDIL